A genomic window from Candidatus Nealsonbacteria bacterium includes:
- the nusA gene encoding transcription termination factor NusA, translated as MDIKIFASAIAQIAEEKGIAEEKVFEIIEQAIAAAYKKDYGQKGQKIEAKLNQKTGEVKFWQVKLVVDQGMLLTDEELEKMKAENKEEFEEKEGEPKEKKVKFNPERHIMIEEAEKTDSKIKVGEELKILLKTQEDYGRIAAQTAKQVILQRIKEAERDTVLDEFRKKEGEIISGIIQRIEGKTIYLNLGKTVGVLPLEEQVIGEFYRISQRLKVYLLKVEETSKGPLVFVSRVYPKLVSKLFELEVPEISSGQVEIKSIAREAGSRSKIAVSATDKGIDPIGSVVGQRGTRVMAVINELGGEKIDVIEWAENPEKFIANSLAPAKVSAVKIGAKNTAQALVPEDQLSLAIGKNGQNVRLAAKLTGWKIDVKSETSPEEPTEELEKEKTSEKKEPKKEPSSAEVDSATKVKSEGEERPKKETKKEKK; from the coding sequence ATGGATATTAAAATTTTTGCTTCCGCCATTGCTCAAATTGCCGAAGAAAAAGGCATTGCTGAAGAAAAAGTATTTGAGATTATCGAGCAGGCAATAGCTGCGGCTTATAAAAAAGATTACGGACAGAAGGGACAAAAAATTGAAGCCAAGCTTAATCAAAAAACCGGCGAGGTTAAATTTTGGCAGGTTAAATTGGTTGTTGACCAAGGAATGCTTCTTACTGACGAAGAGCTGGAAAAAATGAAGGCCGAAAATAAAGAAGAATTTGAAGAAAAAGAAGGAGAGCCGAAAGAAAAGAAAGTAAAATTTAATCCGGAACGTCATATTATGATAGAGGAAGCCGAGAAAACGGATTCTAAAATTAAAGTTGGCGAAGAATTAAAAATTCTTTTAAAAACCCAGGAAGATTACGGCAGAATTGCCGCCCAGACTGCCAAACAAGTGATTTTACAAAGAATAAAAGAGGCGGAAAGAGACACGGTTTTGGATGAATTTAGAAAAAAAGAAGGAGAAATTATTTCCGGGATTATTCAACGGATTGAAGGAAAAACGATTTATTTGAATCTTGGAAAAACCGTGGGCGTTTTGCCTCTGGAGGAGCAGGTTATAGGAGAATTTTACAGAATTTCTCAAAGACTGAAAGTTTATTTATTAAAAGTAGAGGAAACCTCAAAGGGTCCCTTAGTTTTTGTTTCTCGGGTTTATCCAAAATTAGTTTCCAAGCTTTTTGAATTAGAGGTACCTGAAATTTCTTCAGGTCAGGTAGAAATTAAATCAATTGCCAGAGAGGCCGGGTCTAGGTCAAAAATTGCGGTATCAGCTACTGACAAAGGAATTGACCCAATAGGTTCAGTAGTGGGCCAAAGGGGAACCAGAGTAATGGCAGTGATAAACGAATTAGGCGGAGAAAAAATTGACGTGATTGAATGGGCGGAAAATCCAGAAAAATTTATTGCTAATTCCCTGGCTCCGGCTAAGGTTTCCGCAGTAAAAATCGGAGCAAAGAATACCGCCCAAGCATTGGTACCGGAAGACCAATTATCTTTGGCCATAGGTAAGAACGGCCAAAATGTCAGATTGGCAGCCAAGCTTACCGGCTGGAAAATAGACGTAAAATCAGAAACTTCTCCGGAAGAACCGACCGAAGAGTTAGAAAAAGAAAAAACCTCAGAAAAAAAAGAGCCAAAAAAAGAACCCTCCTCCGCCGAAGTAGATTCGGCTACGAAGGTCAAGTCGGAGGGCGAGGAAAGACCAAAAAAAGAAACAAAAAAAGAAAAAAAATAA
- a CDS encoding inorganic diphosphatase has translation MINLFKDIPAGENPPENINVIVENIKGSKNKIEYEKEGFFKLDRTCYSPFSTPFEYGFIPQTESGDGDALDVILLVTHSTFPGCLIKSRPIGLLLMEDEEGEDSKIIAVPDDKVDPRFKEIRDIKDVGQHLKDEIEIYFADYKKLEKEKYKYVKVKGWEGSEKAKKLIKEGIASYKK, from the coding sequence ATGATAAATCTTTTTAAAGATATTCCGGCGGGAGAAAATCCTCCGGAAAATATAAATGTTATCGTAGAGAATATAAAAGGATCGAAAAACAAGATTGAATACGAAAAAGAAGGATTTTTTAAATTAGACAGGACTTGTTATTCTCCTTTTTCTACTCCCTTTGAGTACGGTTTTATTCCTCAAACAGAATCCGGAGACGGAGATGCTTTAGACGTTATACTTTTGGTAACCCATTCTACTTTTCCGGGTTGTCTTATTAAATCAAGGCCAATAGGGTTGCTTCTGATGGAAGACGAGGAAGGAGAGGACAGTAAAATTATTGCAGTTCCTGATGATAAAGTTGACCCTAGATTTAAAGAAATTAGGGACATAAAAGACGTAGGTCAACATTTAAAAGATGAAATTGAGATATACTTCGCTGATTACAAAAAGCTTGAAAAAGAAAAATATAAATACGTTAAAGTAAAAGGCTGGGAAGGATCAGAAAAAGCTAAAAAGTTGATAAAAGAAGGAATAGCATCTTATAAAAAATAA
- the tig gene encoding trigger factor translates to METSIKKLPKSKIEIEITLSPSEFDEYYKKAILNLKEKIEMKGFRKGKVPLEIIEKEISQAEILNQAAQLAIRESYFETVEKEKLEIIEKAEIEILKIAKSNLFIFKAKVSVLPGVDDLPDYKKIAAACKEKEISIEEKEVKDAMDWILKSRAKLIALDREAQNGDFVEIEYSSLQIEGGAKKKDSFLLGQGHFIKGFEEKLEGMKAGEEKEFSLILDKNNIKKEIAGKEVSFRVKMKSIFKMELPELNDEFAKSLGKFENLAALKKNLREGIKMEKSVKEKERHRTEILEKIADLIKWDLPESLIEQERERLFQDFKMSFSQNAGIFFEDYLKSNQKNEIEIKDSFLRLAEKNIKNFLILRKIFEKEKIEVSEGEVNREIEENLKQYPEAGFMEKNLDLEKIKHYTEDRIKNEKVFQFLENLSKLS, encoded by the coding sequence ATGGAAACGTCAATTAAAAAATTGCCAAAATCAAAAATAGAAATTGAGATTACTCTTTCTCCCTCAGAGTTTGATGAATATTATAAAAAAGCAATTCTGAATTTAAAAGAAAAAATCGAAATGAAAGGATTCAGGAAGGGCAAGGTGCCTTTGGAAATTATTGAAAAAGAAATCAGCCAGGCCGAAATTTTGAATCAAGCCGCCCAATTGGCAATCAGGGAAAGCTACTTTGAAACAGTTGAAAAAGAAAAATTGGAAATAATTGAAAAAGCGGAAATAGAAATTCTAAAAATCGCTAAATCCAACCTTTTTATTTTTAAAGCTAAAGTTTCAGTTTTGCCTGGCGTTGACGACTTGCCTGATTATAAAAAAATTGCCGCTGCCTGCAAAGAAAAAGAAATTTCAATAGAAGAAAAAGAGGTTAAAGATGCCATGGATTGGATTTTGAAGTCCCGGGCCAAACTTATAGCTCTTGACCGGGAAGCGCAAAATGGAGATTTTGTTGAGATTGAATATTCTTCCTTGCAAATCGAGGGAGGCGCCAAAAAGAAAGACTCTTTTTTATTAGGACAAGGCCATTTTATTAAAGGATTCGAAGAAAAACTGGAAGGCATGAAGGCTGGTGAAGAAAAAGAATTTTCCTTGATTTTAGATAAAAACAATATCAAAAAAGAGATAGCCGGCAAAGAAGTCAGTTTTAGGGTAAAAATGAAATCAATTTTTAAAATGGAATTGCCCGAGCTTAATGATGAATTTGCCAAGAGCCTGGGTAAATTTGAAAACTTAGCTGCTTTGAAAAAAAACTTAAGAGAAGGCATTAAAATGGAAAAAAGCGTAAAAGAAAAAGAGAGGCACCGGACGGAAATTTTAGAAAAAATAGCTGATTTGATAAAATGGGATTTGCCGGAAAGCTTAATAGAACAAGAAAGAGAAAGATTGTTCCAAGATTTTAAAATGAGCTTTTCTCAAAACGCCGGAATTTTTTTTGAAGATTATCTGAAAAGTAACCAGAAAAACGAAATAGAAATAAAGGATTCATTTTTGAGATTAGCTGAAAAAAATATAAAAAACTTTTTGATTTTGAGAAAAATTTTTGAAAAAGAAAAAATCGAAGTTTCAGAAGGCGAAGTTAACCGAGAAATTGAAGAAAATTTAAAACAATATCCCGAAGCCGGCTTTATGGAAAAAAATCTTGATTTGGAAAAAATTAAACATTATACTGAAGATAGAATTAAAAACGAAAAAGTTTTTCAATTCTTGGAAAATCTTTCAAAGCTAAGTTAA
- the rpsO gene encoding 30S ribosomal protein S15 — protein MLKKEDKEKLIKKHQQHEKDTGSSEVQIALLSEEISELLLHLKKNPKDFHSKKGLLKMVSKRKSLLGYLKKADEKKYNSLIKKIGLKK, from the coding sequence ATGTTAAAAAAAGAAGACAAAGAAAAACTGATTAAAAAACATCAGCAGCACGAAAAAGATACCGGTTCTTCGGAAGTCCAGATAGCTTTGCTTAGCGAAGAGATAAGCGAGCTGTTGCTTCATTTGAAAAAAAATCCAAAAGATTTTCATTCAAAAAAAGGGCTTCTGAAAATGGTATCCAAAAGAAAAAGCCTTTTGGGCTACTTAAAAAAGGCTGATGAAAAAAAATACAATTCTTTAATTAAAAAAATAGGATTAAAGAAATAA
- a CDS encoding YraN family protein, with amino-acid sequence MSSKEIGILGEKIAENYLRKKGYKILEKNYSPSFVTGLNIGEIDLITKKEDVIIFVEVKTLRLRSLQFDSGQAGQAFRKNQGEYFNPEDKVNYQKQRKIIKTAQSYILEKKLFSEIKWQVDVLSIVINFETRKAKIKHFKNAVV; translated from the coding sequence ATGTCTTCAAAAGAAATCGGAATTCTGGGAGAAAAAATTGCGGAAAATTATTTAAGGAAAAAAGGTTATAAAATTTTGGAGAAAAATTATTCTCCAAGTTTTGTTACAGGTTTAAATATTGGAGAAATCGACCTTATAACCAAAAAAGAAGATGTAATTATTTTTGTTGAAGTAAAGACCCTTCGACTTCGCTCCCTTCAATTCGATTCAGGACAAGCAGGGCAAGCCTTTCGAAAAAATCAGGGCGAGTATTTTAATCCCGAGGATAAAGTTAATTATCAAAAACAAAGAAAAATAATAAAAACAGCCCAAAGTTATATTTTAGAGAAAAAACTTTTTTCTGAAATTAAATGGCAGGTTGATGTTTTGTCTATTGTCATTAATTTTGAAACAAGAAAGGCAAAAATTAAACACTTTAAGAATGCAGTTGTTTGA
- a CDS encoding ATP-dependent Clp protease proteolytic subunit, whose product MSLIPIVVEKSQFGERAYDIYSRLLKERVILLTGPIVDESANLVIAQLLFLASRDPKRDISLYINSPGGVVTSALAIYDTMQYVKCDVSTFCLGQAASGAALLLAAGTKGKRYALPNSEILLHQVMGKASGQAVDVEIWSKHILRIRERLNKILSNHTGQSLKKIEKDTDRDFFLSAQEAKDYGILDEVIKTKE is encoded by the coding sequence ATGTCTTTAATTCCAATTGTCGTAGAAAAATCTCAATTTGGAGAAAGAGCATATGACATTTATTCCAGGCTTTTAAAAGAAAGAGTTATTTTGCTTACCGGCCCCATTGTTGATGAATCGGCTAATTTAGTCATTGCCCAGCTTTTATTTTTGGCCTCGAGAGACCCAAAAAGAGATATCAGCCTTTACATTAATAGTCCCGGAGGAGTGGTAACCTCGGCCTTGGCGATTTATGACACCATGCAATATGTTAAGTGCGATGTTTCCACTTTTTGCTTGGGCCAAGCTGCTTCGGGAGCCGCGCTTTTGTTGGCCGCCGGAACCAAGGGGAAAAGATATGCCCTGCCTAATTCCGAGATTCTTTTGCATCAGGTAATGGGAAAAGCATCCGGCCAAGCGGTTGACGTGGAAATTTGGTCAAAACACATTTTAAGAATAAGAGAAAGGCTTAATAAAATTCTTTCCAATCATACGGGCCAATCTTTAAAAAAAATTGAAAAAGACACTGACCGAGATTTTTTCCTTTCAGCCCAAGAAGCCAAGGACTACGGAATTCTTGACGAGGTGATTAAGACAAAAGAATGA
- a CDS encoding HDIG domain-containing protein, translating into MEIPKEVQSIIKELENKEFEAYIVGGCVRDFLLARRSESEGGRKIKPRDWDIATNAKPEEIKKIFLKSYSDNKFGTVIVLTGSKDESLAEVEITPYRIDEKYSDKRHPDKVIWAQRIEQDLSRRDFTINAIAMGVGGENKKSETKIIDPFDGEKDLKNKIIRAVGSPQDRFSEDALRMMRAVRFATTLGFEIESETAKAINNNSHLLKAISKERIRDEFMKIIMSENADQGVELLRELNLLKYIIPELEEGHGVSQNKHHVYEVYKHSLLSLRYAAKKNFNKYVRMATLLHDIGKPRVKKGEGQNSTFYNHEIVGAKMTCQILDCLKFSKKILKKS; encoded by the coding sequence ATGGAAATTCCTAAAGAAGTCCAATCTATCATAAAAGAATTGGAAAATAAAGAGTTTGAAGCCTATATTGTTGGAGGCTGCGTTCGCGATTTTTTGCTTGCCCGTCGAAGCGAAAGCGAAGGAGGGAGAAAAATAAAGCCCCGAGATTGGGACATAGCTACCAATGCGAAACCCGAAGAAATTAAAAAAATATTTTTAAAAAGTTATTCCGACAATAAATTCGGCACGGTGATTGTTTTGACCGGTTCCAAAGATGAAAGCTTGGCAGAAGTTGAAATTACCCCTTATCGCATTGATGAAAAATATAGCGACAAGCGTCATCCCGATAAAGTTATTTGGGCGCAAAGAATTGAACAGGATTTGTCCAGGAGAGATTTTACCATAAATGCCATCGCAATGGGGGTTGGCGGAGAAAATAAAAAATCAGAAACAAAAATTATTGACCCTTTTGACGGAGAAAAAGATTTAAAAAATAAAATTATCCGGGCAGTGGGCAGTCCCCAAGACCGATTTTCTGAAGATGCTTTAAGAATGATGAGGGCTGTAAGATTTGCAACGACTTTAGGTTTTGAGATAGAGTCCGAGACCGCAAAAGCCATAAATAATAATTCTCATTTATTAAAAGCCATATCCAAAGAAAGAATAAGGGATGAATTTATGAAAATTATTATGTCGGAAAATGCGGACCAAGGAGTTGAATTGTTGAGAGAATTAAATCTTTTAAAATATATTATTCCGGAACTTGAAGAAGGACACGGGGTTTCTCAAAACAAACACCATGTTTATGAAGTTTATAAACATTCTTTGCTTTCTTTGAGATACGCGGCCAAGAAAAATTTTAATAAATATGTAAGAATGGCAACTTTGCTTCATGATATTGGAAAGCCCCGGGTTAAAAAAGGAGAAGGGCAAAATTCTACTTTTTATAACCATGAAATAGTAGGCGCTAAAATGACTTGTCAGATATTAGATTGCCTTAAGTTTTCCAAAAAGATATTGAAAAAATCGTAA
- a CDS encoding NYN domain-containing protein encodes MAIKPIEQRVEALIDVQNLYHSAKNLYKSKVNFREILKTAIAGRKFIRAFAYVVKTKTGEEKPFFEALTKLGIEMRVKDLQEFYDGMKKADWDVGIVIDAVRTAQSLDVIVLCSGDGDFFPLVEYLKNQGKRVEVLAFGKTTSSKLKEAADEFIDLDKTPSKYLLKD; translated from the coding sequence ATGGCAATAAAACCGATTGAACAAAGAGTGGAAGCACTCATTGATGTTCAAAACCTTTATCATTCGGCTAAAAATCTTTACAAATCCAAGGTTAATTTCAGGGAAATTCTCAAAACAGCGATAGCCGGCCGGAAGTTTATCAGGGCTTTCGCTTATGTGGTAAAAACAAAAACAGGCGAAGAAAAACCTTTTTTTGAAGCCTTAACCAAGTTGGGAATTGAAATGAGAGTAAAAGATTTACAAGAATTTTACGACGGAATGAAAAAAGCCGATTGGGACGTCGGGATAGTTATTGACGCCGTAAGAACCGCCCAAAGCTTGGATGTAATTGTGCTCTGCTCGGGAGACGGGGATTTTTTTCCTTTAGTCGAATATTTAAAAAATCAGGGCAAAAGAGTTGAGGTTTTAGCTTTCGGTAAAACCACTTCCTCTAAATTAAAAGAAGCAGCCGATGAATTTATAGACCTGGATAAAACTCCCAGTAAATACTTATTAAAAGATTAA